A single genomic interval of Synergistaceae bacterium harbors:
- a CDS encoding AAA family ATPase translates to MKILSIALKNLNSLRGEWRIDLRDKAYCMNGLFAVTGRTGAGKTTIFDAVCLALYGKTPRLGSISASTNEIMSRGTGDCFAHVTFSAAEGVFTCKWGQHRSGFKSSGNLQTPEHTLEHYEPGKAEGIPITSGHDDTVKKVAEITGMDFMRFTRAMMLEQGNFDVFLTSDKNGRAKVLELITGTEIYSTISRLVYDRSKDEAQALRDKNTELEAVRSTFGEKPEEILVPELEAKSALLERIKAEHRKTESERDLLREIGRMTTDLERCRAECGRLQDSVSQNEETLSRLMDSVPAVEEELSRLKGGITDSADVVLAGIRDAVSRYEQAERDKLISEETVKRADDALQKARAATAHKVAEGKRARAIFDEAERRLKEAYDAIEGMRARTRAAVLAETQALLKDGEPCPVCGSVVHPGLIHGTEARAEAEALFRQTQKLEEDYKRLEAERRTAADVLEAAKNSWTTAYGIEQAAAQALTSCSEDLAAKTKTVSDSREAVCEAIRPLGIRGASSTREIIGRAQEWAASVLRLEDQLQASRSSISTLQALTASTKASLDGKNAEAARITAELESLKASLPLTGTIDETEALFRKQEEEIITLSGEISALSQKLDTLRRQKARAEELSRECEAQKVRSERWAALSGHIGSANGDKFRIYAQKITLDLVINNANEYLRRMNGRYSLRPTPDNDKLELSVIDREQAGEIRPTENLSGGERFIVSLALALGLSQISGSKARVDSLFLDEGFGSLDEDTLNTALDALAEVRREGRMIGIISHVAALRERIAAQINVIPKNEGVSILEGPGVSR, encoded by the coding sequence GTGAAGATACTATCCATAGCCCTTAAGAACCTCAACTCTCTGCGCGGGGAATGGCGCATAGACCTGCGGGATAAGGCTTACTGCATGAACGGACTGTTTGCTGTTACCGGCCGGACCGGCGCGGGCAAGACAACTATCTTTGATGCGGTATGCCTCGCGTTGTACGGCAAAACTCCCAGACTGGGCAGCATCAGCGCAAGCACCAACGAAATAATGTCCAGAGGGACAGGCGACTGTTTTGCTCATGTAACGTTCAGTGCGGCCGAAGGAGTCTTTACGTGCAAGTGGGGACAGCACAGAAGCGGCTTCAAGAGCAGCGGCAATCTCCAGACTCCCGAACATACGCTCGAGCACTACGAACCCGGCAAGGCGGAAGGAATCCCCATCACGTCGGGTCATGATGACACAGTCAAGAAAGTTGCGGAGATTACGGGAATGGACTTCATGAGGTTCACGAGGGCGATGATGCTCGAACAGGGGAACTTTGACGTGTTCCTTACGTCGGACAAGAACGGACGCGCAAAAGTTCTCGAGCTGATAACCGGCACGGAAATCTACAGCACAATATCTCGTCTGGTCTATGACCGCAGCAAGGACGAAGCTCAGGCACTCAGGGACAAGAACACCGAGCTTGAGGCAGTGAGGTCAACTTTCGGGGAGAAGCCGGAGGAAATTCTTGTCCCGGAGCTTGAGGCGAAATCAGCATTGCTTGAACGCATAAAAGCTGAGCACAGGAAGACAGAGTCAGAGAGAGACCTTCTGCGGGAGATAGGACGCATGACTACAGACCTTGAGAGATGCCGCGCTGAGTGCGGAAGGCTTCAGGACAGCGTTTCGCAGAATGAAGAGACACTCTCGCGCCTGATGGACTCTGTGCCTGCTGTTGAGGAGGAACTGTCGCGCCTAAAGGGAGGTATCACCGACAGTGCTGATGTTGTGCTCGCAGGGATTCGTGATGCAGTGAGCAGGTACGAGCAGGCAGAACGCGACAAGCTCATCAGCGAAGAAACAGTGAAGCGTGCCGATGATGCCTTACAGAAGGCGCGAGCAGCAACAGCGCATAAAGTAGCAGAGGGCAAGAGGGCACGGGCAATCTTTGACGAGGCAGAACGCCGCCTCAAAGAAGCCTATGACGCAATAGAAGGCATGAGGGCACGAACCAGAGCGGCCGTTCTCGCGGAGACGCAGGCCTTGCTGAAGGACGGCGAACCTTGCCCCGTGTGCGGGTCTGTGGTACATCCCGGCCTCATTCACGGAACAGAAGCCCGCGCAGAAGCTGAGGCACTCTTCAGGCAGACGCAGAAGCTCGAAGAGGACTACAAGAGGCTGGAAGCAGAACGCAGGACAGCAGCAGACGTTCTTGAAGCAGCAAAGAACAGCTGGACAACAGCGTACGGCATAGAGCAGGCGGCAGCACAAGCCCTGACATCATGCAGCGAAGACCTTGCGGCCAAGACGAAGACAGTTTCTGATTCACGGGAAGCCGTCTGCGAAGCAATCCGTCCGCTAGGGATAAGGGGCGCGTCCAGCACAAGAGAGATTATCGGACGGGCGCAAGAGTGGGCAGCCAGTGTTCTCAGGCTCGAGGATCAGCTTCAAGCCTCACGCAGCAGCATAAGCACTCTTCAGGCACTGACAGCCTCAACGAAAGCCAGCCTCGACGGCAAGAACGCAGAGGCAGCGAGAATCACGGCGGAACTTGAGAGCCTCAAAGCCTCTCTGCCGTTGACGGGCACGATTGACGAGACGGAGGCGTTGTTCAGGAAGCAGGAGGAGGAAATCATCACTCTCAGCGGGGAGATTTCGGCACTGTCGCAGAAGCTGGACACTCTGAGAAGACAGAAGGCCAGAGCTGAGGAGCTTTCACGCGAGTGCGAGGCGCAGAAGGTCCGTTCGGAACGCTGGGCGGCATTGAGCGGGCACATAGGCTCTGCCAACGGAGACAAGTTCCGCATCTATGCACAGAAGATAACTCTTGACCTCGTCATCAACAACGCCAATGAATACCTGCGCAGGATGAACGGCCGCTATTCACTGAGGCCAACGCCTGACAACGATAAACTTGAACTTAGCGTGATAGACCGCGAGCAGGCAGGTGAGATTCGCCCGACAGAGAATCTTTCCGGCGGTGAACGCTTCATCGTGAGCCTCGCGCTTGCGCTGGGACTGTCGCAGATTTCCGGGAGCAAGGCACGGGTGGATTCGCTGTTCTTGGACGAGGGGTTCGGTTCTCTGGACGAAGACACACTGAACACAGCACTTGACGCGCTGGCTGAGGTTCGGCGCGAAGGACGGATGATAGGGATAATCTCGCACGTTGCGGCATTGCGGGAGAGGATAGCCGCACAGATAAACGTTATCCCGAAGAACGAAGGAGTAAGTATTCTGGAAGGGCCGGGTGTATCAAGATGA
- a CDS encoding exonuclease SbcCD subunit D C-terminal domain-containing protein, with protein sequence MHRILHTSDWHIGRRLKDHDRTREFREFFEWLEKTIEREKPDTLLVAGDIFDNTTPSIQSQDMYYSFLSTAAKSSCRHIVIISGNHDSPAFLDAPAKILALNDIHVIGQARENPADEVITLCGSDRQPELVVCAVPYLRDRDVRTARSTENFSEIERALRAGIMSHYAEVFGAAKDYGVPVVAMGHMFLEKGVTMQDGGERSLYVGTAVKLGTDIFPEWVSYTALGHLHSPQAVGRKNIRYSGSPIPMTFGEAEGAKSVSIVELEGENLAEVREIPVPVFQMLKHVEGKTMHELAAKIDALGSMNKSVWLDVSYTGTEAASNLQERVMDCAGRYTLLEVLGVHDEAKLPEHTGGGEFSGRRLDDIEPEKMFELLMDSKVIAPDEREEFRIMYREILLMAEAEVSSK encoded by the coding sequence ATGCACAGAATCCTTCACACGTCAGACTGGCACATAGGACGAAGACTCAAGGATCATGACCGTACCCGCGAGTTCAGGGAGTTCTTCGAATGGCTGGAGAAGACGATAGAACGCGAGAAACCTGATACCCTTCTTGTTGCAGGAGACATCTTCGACAACACGACTCCAAGCATACAGTCTCAGGACATGTACTACTCCTTCCTGAGCACGGCCGCAAAATCCTCCTGCCGGCACATCGTGATAATTTCCGGCAACCATGACTCACCTGCATTTCTCGACGCTCCAGCAAAGATACTTGCACTGAATGACATTCACGTGATAGGACAGGCCAGAGAGAACCCGGCCGACGAAGTAATCACCCTATGCGGCAGCGACAGACAGCCTGAACTTGTTGTGTGTGCTGTGCCGTATCTGAGAGACCGTGATGTCAGAACAGCGCGGAGCACAGAAAACTTCAGCGAGATAGAGCGCGCACTCAGAGCCGGTATAATGTCGCATTACGCGGAGGTCTTCGGGGCGGCGAAAGATTACGGAGTGCCGGTTGTGGCGATGGGACATATGTTTCTGGAAAAGGGAGTAACCATGCAGGACGGCGGAGAACGTTCGCTGTATGTCGGTACGGCAGTTAAGCTCGGCACTGACATTTTCCCTGAATGGGTGAGCTATACCGCGCTGGGACACCTTCACTCTCCGCAGGCTGTGGGGAGGAAGAACATACGCTACAGCGGATCGCCGATCCCTATGACGTTCGGCGAGGCAGAGGGTGCTAAGTCGGTGAGCATTGTTGAGCTCGAGGGGGAAAACCTCGCGGAGGTGAGGGAAATTCCCGTCCCTGTGTTCCAGATGCTCAAGCATGTAGAGGGGAAGACGATGCACGAGCTCGCGGCCAAGATTGACGCTTTGGGCAGCATGAATAAATCTGTGTGGCTTGATGTGAGTTACACAGGCACGGAAGCAGCCTCAAACCTTCAGGAGCGCGTTATGGACTGTGCCGGACGTTATACGTTGCTTGAAGTTCTCGGTGTTCACGACGAGGCAAAGCTGCCGGAACACACAGGAGGCGGTGAGTTCAGCGGCAGGAGGCTTGATGACATTGAGCCGGAAAAAATGTTCGAGCTCCTGATGGACAGCAAGGTAATTGCGCCGGACGAGAGAGAGGAGTTCAGGATAATGTACAGGGAGATACTGCTCATGGCCGAAGCGGAGGTGTCAAGCAAGTGA
- a CDS encoding sulfite exporter TauE/SafE family protein, with translation MDWQLSQLLIICPLIFIGGVIDAIGGGGGLITLPAFLIAGFPVHIAIGTNKVSSAMGTSIAFTKFMRDGYMPFKLSVLGIICALIGSSLGARTALLIDESILRMMMVVILPVTAWYVFRSQDLLKEEGSHSDSITRRTYIVCALVGLGLGFYDGFYGPGAGTFMLLLMAGAARLSVQKANGVTKAINFATNIAAIAVYFTGGKVILPLGIIVGCFSIAGNYIGARFFEEGGAKIVRPVILVVLLLFFVRVIYDLLS, from the coding sequence TTGGATTGGCAACTCTCACAGCTGCTCATTATCTGCCCTCTCATCTTCATCGGCGGAGTCATTGACGCTATCGGCGGAGGAGGAGGGTTAATCACTCTTCCTGCGTTTCTGATTGCGGGCTTCCCCGTACACATCGCGATAGGTACTAACAAGGTCAGCTCCGCAATGGGAACATCAATAGCCTTCACGAAGTTCATGCGGGACGGCTACATGCCCTTCAAGCTCTCTGTTCTCGGGATAATATGTGCGTTAATCGGCTCGTCGCTCGGTGCACGGACTGCCCTGCTCATCGACGAGTCAATTCTGCGCATGATGATGGTCGTTATCCTCCCGGTAACAGCGTGGTACGTCTTCAGGAGTCAGGACTTGCTGAAGGAGGAAGGCTCTCACAGCGACAGCATAACGCGCCGGACGTACATTGTCTGCGCGCTGGTCGGGCTGGGGCTGGGGTTCTACGACGGCTTCTACGGGCCGGGAGCGGGAACGTTCATGCTTCTTCTGATGGCCGGTGCGGCACGGCTGAGCGTTCAGAAGGCCAACGGTGTAACCAAAGCAATAAACTTCGCGACGAACATTGCAGCTATTGCCGTCTACTTCACGGGCGGGAAAGTCATTCTGCCTCTTGGGATAATTGTCGGGTGCTTCAGCATCGCGGGCAACTACATCGGCGCGAGATTCTTCGAGGAGGGCGGGGCTAAAATCGTGAGGCCTGTTATACTTGTGGTGCTATTATTGTTCTTTGTGCGGGTGATCTATGACCTGCTATCTTAA
- a CDS encoding thermonuclease family protein has product MRKFLAVMLVLVFASLAFAHPGKLDKNGGHYDKETGEYHYHKGPNALESLEIRRNTLYKAKIERVVDGDTAIVSFIFDDGSQFLKERVRFLGVDTPETVHPNKPVQYYGKEASDFTKSQLTNAIVWLQTDVSAKDRYDRMLAYVWLSEPSKKDLEDEDAIRAKMFNARLLLEGYAQLMTVQPNSRYANLFVHFQREAREGKKGLWGKDPE; this is encoded by the coding sequence ATGCGCAAGTTTTTAGCTGTTATGCTGGTGCTGGTGTTTGCGTCTCTTGCGTTCGCACATCCCGGCAAGCTCGACAAGAACGGAGGACATTACGACAAGGAAACGGGAGAATACCACTACCACAAAGGCCCCAACGCCCTCGAGTCCCTCGAGATTCGCCGCAACACTCTCTACAAGGCAAAGATTGAGCGTGTTGTTGACGGAGATACGGCTATTGTGTCGTTCATCTTCGACGACGGAAGCCAGTTCCTCAAGGAGCGCGTACGTTTCTTGGGTGTCGACACGCCTGAGACCGTTCACCCGAACAAGCCGGTACAGTATTACGGCAAGGAAGCCAGCGACTTCACGAAGAGCCAGCTGACGAACGCGATAGTGTGGCTTCAGACGGACGTGAGCGCAAAAGACCGCTACGACAGGATGTTAGCGTACGTGTGGCTGAGCGAGCCGAGCAAAAAAGACCTCGAGGACGAGGACGCGATACGTGCAAAGATGTTCAACGCACGCCTTCTGCTTGAGGGTTATGCCCAGCTGATGACGGTTCAGCCTAACTCACGGTACGCGAATCTGTTCGTGCACTTTCAGCGCGAGGCCAGAGAGGGCAAGAAAGGGCTCTGGGGCAAAGACCCGGAGTAA
- a CDS encoding DNA-3-methyladenine glycosylase — MHKLDRDFYRMDALTLAPALLGKVLVHDAEGVITSGVITETEAYVGPKDKAAHTYNGRRTTRTEIVFGDGGYAYVYLVYGMHCCFNVTANIAGKPECVLVRALEPLEGIDVMTERRRNGKLENLCSGPGRLCEAMGITRELYGEDLCGERLYILEGEAVRYEASPRIGIDYAEEYRDVCWRFCAVKS; from the coding sequence GTGCACAAACTTGATAGAGATTTTTACCGCATGGATGCCCTGACGCTCGCACCTGCCCTTCTGGGAAAAGTACTCGTTCATGATGCGGAAGGGGTCATAACTTCCGGCGTAATCACCGAGACAGAAGCATACGTAGGCCCAAAGGACAAGGCTGCCCACACCTACAACGGCAGACGTACCACGCGCACGGAAATAGTCTTCGGGGACGGAGGCTATGCGTATGTCTACCTCGTCTACGGAATGCATTGCTGCTTCAACGTTACCGCAAACATCGCGGGTAAGCCTGAGTGCGTTCTGGTCAGGGCACTTGAGCCGCTGGAGGGAATAGATGTCATGACGGAACGCCGCAGGAACGGGAAGCTGGAGAATCTGTGTTCCGGGCCGGGAAGATTATGCGAAGCTATGGGGATTACGCGCGAACTTTACGGGGAAGACTTGTGCGGAGAAAGGCTGTATATTCTTGAGGGTGAAGCTGTGAGGTACGAGGCCTCGCCGAGAATAGGGATTGATTACGCGGAAGAGTACAGAGATGTGTGCTGGAGGTTCTGTGCTGTAAAAAGTTAG
- the essC gene encoding type VII secretion protein EssC, which translates to MDYLVAIYTGSKIHTRKIEQGSTVTVGNSRSDTIIIDKYALGPEYLVMACDPGGVHILSKQPMKFGNEETTNRVLSAGETISVTEKITLAVYPARCPVSFSLSLDRFSELHLGRSYNSNDIALQDSGVSSRHAVLKKHEGRWFITDLKSHNGTFVGGNIAMPHEEVPAEEATIFISGYTFYIQGDMIHFQNIPGGIDFAPAQINALVYTSEKQKPYPFFQRSPRIRGSADKAEFELASPPAVSQKPTVSWFMLLLQPVMMVAIMGFIAVMMKNYSMLMYSVPMSFMSIIMTILNNKNNMKKWQKNNGTAVEKYSEYLEQTESEIISSEGAYISALSGASPGSLECLSIAESVSRRLWERTVRDSDFLSVRLGIGSVPSNVHIKVPMSQMSVEDNPFIAQAEAIRDRHTTLAGVPVCHSLKDYPITGLAGRRDDVIRAAWRIIMDIATHHAYTDVKFICVYPKEEREKWEWMRWLPHIWDSKQKKRYLACDKDEARIMLREAAGMLRTRSKEAGERMDKDAPPPTPFYVLILADRMLTEASGEQFFPASSAVGFAALYVYGDIGSLPGECQSVITCGPEGRIQTTEPGKGTTTTSFTADNVSLSIMDAFARALAPVKLMQSGGGSRMPTSITFMQGFKANTVADLDIIGRWGKNHSESSLAAEIGIQENGDVFKFDVFEKAMGPHGIAAGTSGSGKSEMLTTWLLSLALNFSPKDVNIALIEFKGNDLSNILHDLPHIAGIVSNLNDPSTIIRGLKSLKGEKDRRMRLFEQSDFLSSKSIFAYQKYQKSHPEAGLEPLPYLIIVIDEFAELVTQYPEFNDEIVSIARVGRSVGMYMTLTMQSPQGVVKGQVSSNTKFRVCLRTANAGESKEILGTADAFNISAPGRAYIKVGNGEVYEQVQTFYAKAPYRPGGGQKTGIGEIRLVALDGTKTKPEIYSKTVKKGKDEQSEGNVIVREIISTAEAQHMGRARPVWTDPLPLMLPLDGLIKGHEAFDREAKTWHDANKGLAVTVGLVDAPEEQRQYPFVLDFMKNGHQVLYGAPSTGKTSFLQTVLTSAAMCYTPDQVNFVIIDYGSFILKAFEPLPHTIIAADPTDEDKVKKTAEFMRRELATRRKLFSAEGVASLESYREAIGKPVPAIIVIVDNIASVSGQSSELMDVLNLTARDGGGLGVYLMITTGSGGGFMYKITQYVKSNHTLQLTERTEYRPLIGGEGRSEPGKYPGRGFTKGALEYQTALCVEGETETERSRKLKALCADMSAAWTGKRASLAEAEAARTAPVGAEELSFSTDGVQIGMTKDTREPVEFVYEAMHGCIISGTFGGGKSSILAMIAKALNDDPKTRLYVYEEDTFIEKFCPNAKVIHKPEEMDEIIAGLDAEYSERSEDSEDRIVICLDNFYNLYQDITQESADILEAIARGGPERKMFIYAVCTSKALSTLGMSDVPLYSELMKYGNAVVTGGTLKEYREFNAFHREDDISFGSHEGALIHGGRVVNLMFGMP; encoded by the coding sequence ATGGATTACCTGGTAGCTATATATACCGGCAGCAAGATTCATACCCGCAAGATTGAGCAGGGCAGTACAGTAACGGTCGGCAACTCACGTAGCGACACCATCATCATCGACAAGTACGCGCTCGGCCCGGAATATCTCGTGATGGCCTGCGATCCGGGAGGGGTGCACATACTCTCGAAGCAGCCCATGAAGTTCGGGAACGAGGAGACCACAAACCGCGTGCTGTCCGCAGGAGAGACTATCTCCGTTACTGAAAAGATAACTCTTGCTGTCTACCCTGCCAGATGCCCTGTCAGCTTCTCATTGTCCCTCGACAGGTTCAGCGAGCTGCATCTGGGGCGGTCGTACAACAGCAACGACATAGCTCTTCAGGACAGCGGAGTATCATCGCGCCACGCCGTACTGAAGAAGCATGAAGGCCGCTGGTTCATCACGGACCTTAAGAGCCACAACGGTACTTTTGTCGGCGGGAATATAGCCATGCCGCACGAGGAAGTTCCGGCGGAGGAAGCAACAATCTTCATCAGCGGCTACACGTTCTACATTCAGGGCGACATGATACACTTCCAGAACATTCCCGGCGGGATCGACTTTGCACCGGCGCAGATAAACGCTCTCGTATACACTTCCGAGAAGCAGAAGCCTTACCCGTTCTTCCAGCGGTCGCCGCGAATACGGGGCAGTGCGGACAAGGCAGAGTTCGAGCTGGCAAGTCCTCCAGCCGTCAGCCAGAAACCCACCGTCTCGTGGTTCATGCTGCTTCTGCAGCCCGTGATGATGGTAGCAATCATGGGCTTCATAGCCGTCATGATGAAGAATTACAGTATGCTGATGTACTCCGTGCCCATGTCCTTCATGTCGATTATCATGACGATCCTGAACAACAAGAACAACATGAAGAAGTGGCAGAAGAACAACGGCACTGCTGTGGAGAAGTATTCCGAGTACCTCGAGCAGACTGAGAGCGAAATCATCTCTTCTGAGGGAGCGTATATCTCTGCACTGTCCGGCGCAAGTCCCGGCTCTCTGGAATGCCTGAGCATTGCCGAGAGCGTGAGCCGCCGCCTCTGGGAACGTACCGTGAGGGACAGCGACTTCCTCTCTGTGAGGCTGGGCATAGGTTCGGTGCCGTCTAACGTTCACATCAAGGTTCCGATGTCTCAGATGTCCGTAGAGGATAACCCGTTCATCGCGCAGGCCGAAGCCATAAGGGACAGACACACGACGCTTGCCGGTGTTCCTGTGTGCCACTCGCTGAAGGATTACCCTATAACAGGACTCGCCGGCAGAAGGGACGACGTGATACGCGCGGCATGGCGGATAATCATGGACATTGCCACTCACCATGCGTACACCGACGTTAAGTTCATCTGCGTTTACCCTAAAGAAGAACGCGAAAAATGGGAGTGGATGCGCTGGCTTCCTCATATCTGGGACTCCAAGCAGAAGAAGCGTTACCTTGCCTGCGACAAAGACGAAGCAAGGATTATGCTCCGCGAGGCCGCAGGTATGCTCAGGACAAGAAGCAAGGAAGCCGGAGAAAGGATGGACAAGGACGCTCCCCCGCCTACTCCGTTCTACGTGCTGATACTCGCTGACAGAATGCTTACTGAAGCTAGCGGCGAACAGTTCTTCCCCGCAAGCTCGGCTGTAGGGTTCGCGGCTCTCTACGTTTACGGCGATATAGGCTCTCTTCCCGGAGAATGCCAGAGCGTGATCACCTGCGGGCCGGAAGGCAGGATTCAGACCACAGAGCCGGGCAAAGGCACGACAACAACATCCTTCACTGCCGACAACGTGAGCCTGAGCATAATGGATGCATTCGCGCGCGCACTTGCCCCCGTCAAGCTGATGCAGTCAGGCGGAGGAAGCAGAATGCCGACAAGCATAACGTTCATGCAGGGCTTCAAGGCGAACACTGTTGCTGATCTCGACATCATAGGACGCTGGGGGAAGAACCATTCAGAATCAAGCCTCGCGGCAGAGATAGGGATACAGGAGAACGGCGACGTGTTCAAGTTCGACGTTTTCGAGAAAGCTATGGGGCCTCACGGGATAGCCGCCGGTACTTCTGGAAGCGGAAAGTCCGAGATGCTCACGACGTGGCTGCTCTCTCTCGCGCTGAACTTTTCGCCCAAAGATGTCAACATCGCGCTAATAGAGTTCAAGGGTAACGACCTCTCGAACATACTTCACGACCTGCCTCACATTGCCGGAATAGTCAGCAACCTTAATGACCCGTCGACCATCATACGAGGCCTGAAGTCCCTCAAGGGCGAGAAGGACAGGAGGATGCGCCTCTTCGAGCAGTCGGACTTCCTCTCGTCGAAATCTATCTTTGCGTATCAGAAGTACCAGAAAAGCCACCCTGAAGCAGGCCTTGAACCTCTGCCGTACCTGATAATAGTCATCGATGAGTTCGCTGAGCTTGTTACGCAGTACCCAGAGTTCAACGACGAGATAGTCTCTATCGCGCGCGTCGGCCGAAGCGTCGGAATGTACATGACGCTGACCATGCAGAGCCCGCAGGGAGTCGTGAAAGGGCAGGTGTCGTCGAACACGAAGTTCCGCGTGTGCCTGAGAACCGCCAACGCAGGCGAGAGCAAGGAGATTCTGGGCACAGCAGACGCGTTCAACATCTCCGCTCCCGGGCGCGCCTACATCAAGGTGGGCAACGGAGAGGTGTACGAGCAGGTTCAGACGTTCTACGCCAAAGCTCCTTACAGACCCGGCGGAGGTCAGAAGACGGGTATCGGCGAGATACGGCTTGTTGCTCTGGACGGCACGAAGACGAAGCCGGAAATCTACAGCAAGACCGTCAAGAAAGGCAAAGACGAGCAGAGCGAAGGCAACGTTATCGTACGGGAGATCATCAGCACGGCAGAAGCCCAGCACATGGGGCGCGCACGCCCCGTCTGGACCGATCCTCTGCCGCTGATGCTTCCACTCGACGGCCTCATAAAGGGGCACGAAGCGTTTGACCGCGAGGCCAAGACCTGGCATGATGCGAACAAAGGACTTGCTGTAACCGTAGGTCTGGTTGATGCTCCTGAAGAGCAGAGACAGTACCCGTTTGTTCTGGACTTCATGAAGAACGGACATCAGGTGCTTTACGGTGCGCCGTCGACGGGAAAGACCAGCTTCCTGCAGACGGTGCTGACGAGCGCGGCGATGTGCTACACTCCTGATCAGGTGAACTTCGTCATCATCGACTACGGCAGCTTCATCCTGAAAGCCTTTGAGCCCCTGCCTCACACGATAATAGCCGCAGACCCCACAGACGAGGACAAGGTCAAGAAGACCGCCGAGTTCATGAGGAGGGAGCTTGCGACGAGAAGGAAGCTGTTTTCTGCTGAGGGTGTCGCCAGCCTCGAGAGTTACCGCGAAGCCATAGGGAAGCCCGTGCCCGCAATAATCGTCATCGTCGACAACATAGCTTCCGTCAGTGGACAGAGCAGTGAGCTCATGGACGTTCTCAACCTTACGGCGAGAGACGGCGGAGGTCTCGGCGTGTACCTGATGATCACGACCGGAAGCGGCGGCGGCTTCATGTACAAGATAACGCAGTACGTGAAGAGCAACCACACCCTACAGCTCACCGAAAGGACGGAGTACAGGCCTCTTATCGGCGGTGAAGGCAGAAGCGAACCCGGAAAGTATCCCGGGCGAGGTTTCACCAAAGGCGCGCTCGAGTACCAGACTGCGCTTTGCGTTGAGGGCGAGACAGAAACCGAGAGAAGCCGCAAGCTCAAGGCACTGTGCGCGGACATGTCAGCAGCCTGGACGGGCAAACGTGCTTCACTCGCTGAGGCAGAGGCGGCAAGGACTGCACCTGTCGGGGCTGAAGAACTCTCGTTCAGCACGGACGGCGTTCAGATAGGCATGACGAAGGACACCCGCGAGCCCGTAGAGTTCGTCTACGAAGCAATGCACGGCTGCATAATCTCCGGGACGTTCGGCGGCGGCAAGAGCAGCATCCTCGCGATGATAGCCAAAGCCCTCAACGATGACCCGAAGACGAGACTGTACGTCTACGAGGAAGATACGTTCATCGAGAAGTTCTGCCCCAACGCTAAGGTTATCCACAAACCTGAAGAGATGGACGAGATTATCGCCGGGCTTGACGCGGAATACTCCGAGAGAAGCGAGGACAGCGAAGACAGGATAGTTATCTGCCTCGACAACTTCTACAACCTCTATCAGGACATAACGCAGGAGAGCGCGGATATTCTGGAGGCCATTGCACGCGGCGGGCCGGAAAGGAAGATGTTCATCTACGCGGTGTGCACGTCAAAGGCACTCTCTACGCTGGGGATGAGCGATGTGCCTCTGTACTCGGAGCTCATGAAGTACGGCAACGCTGTCGTAACCGGCGGAACTCTCAAGGAGTACAGGGAGTTCAACGCCTTCCACAGAGAGGATGACATATCCTTCGGTTCTCATGAAGGAGCACTGATTCACGGCGGGCGCGTTGTGAATCTTATGTTCGGGATGCCATAA
- a CDS encoding WXG100 family type VII secretion target: MPKIRISHETLRSTAKSIAQCQTDQQDIISKISQMVETLRTGWEGEARVGFEAAFEAAKPMYQQFAPDLQKFADFLNMYSGKMEDVDVAGRERFKDAIQQ; this comes from the coding sequence ATGCCGAAGATCAGAATATCACACGAGACGCTCAGGAGCACAGCCAAGAGCATCGCCCAGTGCCAGACAGACCAGCAGGATATCATCTCGAAGATCTCTCAGATGGTGGAGACGCTGAGGACTGGATGGGAAGGCGAAGCCCGCGTAGGTTTTGAGGCAGCTTTCGAAGCAGCGAAGCCTATGTACCAGCAGTTTGCTCCCGACCTTCAGAAGTTCGCAGACTTCCTCAACATGTACTCAGGCAAGATGGAGGATGTCGACGTAGCAGGCCGTGAAAGGTTCAAGGACGCTATCCAGCAGTAA
- a CDS encoding WXG100 family type VII secretion target: MADTILLTPEELEDNAAQLNQMADKNDEVVTTLDGVVNGLLSGWEGDAQAAFVESFTKKKDVFKRLSEDMRNFANRIKTFASHMRDEEQQKTAQARELGA; the protein is encoded by the coding sequence ATGGCAGATACAATACTCTTGACCCCCGAAGAACTCGAGGACAACGCCGCGCAGCTTAATCAGATGGCAGATAAGAACGACGAGGTAGTAACTACGCTCGATGGTGTGGTGAACGGTCTGTTATCCGGCTGGGAAGGCGATGCACAGGCTGCATTCGTTGAGAGCTTCACGAAGAAGAAGGATGTCTTCAAGCGTTTGAGCGAGGACATGAGGAATTTCGCAAACAGGATTAAGACCTTCGCGTCTCACATGAGGGACGAGGAGCAGCAGAAGACCGCACAGGCTCGTGAACTTGGTGCTTAG